DNA from Sulfurimonas gotlandica GD1:
ACGAAGATTTTCACTCTTGTCTTCTAGAAGTCTATCAAAATAGAGTGAAAAATTATTTGGAGTAGGTGGCAAGTTATCTGAGATAAGAGCACTAAGTACCTCTTTAGAATATATTTCTAAGTCACTAGTAGGCTCATCCATATCTAAAGCGGCAACAATTGGTTCATTTGTTGCATTAACATCACGACGATTTCTACTTCTTAAAGATCCTGCCATATTATCCCCTTACTCTTTATCGTTTTTAACTAAAACCTCATCAATCATACCATACTCTTGAGCTTCTGAAGCACTCATAAAGTTGTCACGATCGGTATCTTTTTCTACTTTTTTAACACTTTGACCTGTGTTCTTAGCCAATATTTCGTTTAGCTCAGCTTTCATACGAAGAATCTCTTTAGCTTGAATAGCTATGTCTGTTGCCTGACCTTGAGCACCACCAAGAGGTTGATGGATCATGATACGAGCGTGAGGAAGAGCATATCTCTTACCTTTCTCACCAGATGAAAGTAAAAATGCACCCATAGATGCGGCTTGTCCTATACATATAGTAGTTATATGTGGACGTATATAGTTCATAGTATCAAAAATAGCCATTCCTGCAGTAACAACTCCACCAGGAGAGTTTATGTAGAAATAGATATCTTTCTCTGGATCTTCTGCTTCAAGAAATAGCATCTGTGCAACTATAGAAGAAGCTACGGCATCGTTAACTTCTCCGCTTAGCATAATAATTCTATCTTTTAAAAGACGAGAGTAGATATCATAAGAACGTTCTCCACGACCTGTCTTTTCTACTACATAAGGAATATAACTCATACTTACGCTTCTTTTATCTTTGAGTTAAGAAGTTGGCTAAGAACTTTATCTTCAACCATTGACATCTGTACTGCTGGAATATAACCAGCATTTTTATACTGCTCATAAGCTTTTTGAGGGTCTTGACCCATTTGCATTGCTTCATAGTAGATAGTCTGCATTACTTCTTGTTCTTCAACTTTAACATTTTCAGCATTAGCTAGTGCATCAATAATAAATGTAGCTCTTACACTTCTCTGTGCATCTTCACGGAAAGTATCACGAAGCTCGTTTAATTTCTCTTCACTATCACGAAGTTCTTGAATCTCTTCTTCACTCATGCTTTGAGCTTTTCTGTTTAATGCCATATCAATCTCTTGATCTACAACAAACTCTGGAAGGTCAAATTTAATATTTTCAACAAAATTCTCAAGAAGAGCTGGTTTTAAGTCATCATTATAAAGTTTTGCCAACTCTTCATTCTCAATTTGAATTCTAACTTGCTTTTGTAGTTCTGCTAAAGTTGCATTTTCATCACCTGGAAGCATTTTCTTAGCTAACTCATCATCGATTGCCACTTCATCTTTAACTTTGATACCATTAACTTTTACTTTAAATGAAGCAGCTTTACCAGCTAATTCTTTACCACCATAGTTTTCAGGAAAAGTTACTTCGATTACAACTGCTTCATCTCTTTTTACGCCGATTAGTTGGTCTTCAAACCCTGGGATAAACTGACCTGAACCTAAACGAAGCTCGAAATTCTCAGCAGTACCGCCTTCAAATACTTTACCATCAACAGAACCTTCAAAATCAATAACAGCAGTATCGCCATCTTTCATTTTACGGTTTCTTGCAACTTCTATTAATGGAGCTTGAGCTTCTGCTAAGTCTTTGATTCTTTTTTCAACAGCTTCATCACTTACAGCTGGCTTATCAAACTCTTTAATCATTGAAGAATAATCACCAAGCTCTATAACAGGTCTCATAGCAACTTTAACTACTACTTCAATTTTGTCATCACTCTTGTCAAATTTAGAAATATTTGGTTCACCAATAAGTGCGTCATTAGAAATATTTAATTCTTCTAACCCACGAGCTAAAACATCACGAAGAGCTTCAGCTTCAGCATCTTGAACAAGTCTTTCACCATATTGTTTCTTAACAATAGCTACAGGCACTTTACCTTTACGAAAACCTTGAATACTAGCAGTTTTTGCTAATTCTTTAGCAATCTTTTCTAAGTTAACATCAATAACTTCTCTTAATATTGTCGCCTCTATAGTAGCGTTAGCACCGTCTATTTTATTTGATTTGATTTCCATCAATTTCCTTTTCTTATATCTATAGTTGTATTTTTGACTATTATTTTTGGTAATAATATCTAAAATCTGCTTTTAAGTATCTTTAATAGTATTTCTAAACTAAAAGGCACTGCCCGTCAGTTGAAATGCTGCCCAATAGTAAGGATGCTTATATTTCATTTTAGTAGTAAGCTGAGCTTGTCGTAAAGCATCTCTACTATTTTGTTGTTTCATATTTTTATAAAATTCTTCCATTAGATATAGGGTTCCAGAATCATCAACTTTCCATAAACTTGAGACAATAGACTTTGCACCTGCATATAAAAAGCCCCTTGTTAATCCAACTACATCATCTCCATTACTTACTTTTCCAAGTCCTGTTTCACAAGCACTAAGAGTAATAAGGTTAGCATCTAGCTTTAAGTCATACAGCTCACTGGCACTCAAATAACCATCATTTTTATCATCTTTTGCCATCATAAGACCGGACTTCAGCGGCGTTTTTGTATCAAACGTACCGTGTAGAGCAAAATGAAATTGGTTAAAATTTCCTGATAATTTCTTAAACATAGTTTCTGTAGCTTGTTCCCTTACCAATGCTTTTGTGTTAGGAACAATACCCGATATTGCTTGCACTTCTTTTTGAGCTCCCGGCAAATCATATTCACTATTTCTCAAATCAGGATTACCAAAAGCCAACAACTTTACAGATTTAGTTTTCTGAGATGGTTTAATAAATTTCATTACGGTGGCACTTGGTAAAATTCTAATCCCGTAATCATCTATCAAAAAAGACTTACCTGAGGATAATGCACTAAAGGGAAGATAATGCAATCTACCATGTGGAATAATTACTATGTTTTTTGTAACTAGCATTTTCTCTAATGGTTTTACTAAACGATTATAAAGACTCTTTGACAAAAGCTTATAGTCATCAACATCTGTTGATTGCAGTGCTATTCTAAAACTTTTTATTTCATCATCTATAGCATCTATATTAAGCTTGAAACCTTTTATTTTATCTTGATTGACTACAAAAGCATAAAAAGTATCTCCATGATAATAATACTCAACTATAACTTCTCCATTTTGAAGTATCTTCTGAGTATCTTTTACATTAATGGCATTGACTGTAACTAAAGAAGCAAACTCTTTATCTTCTGTCTGTATCTCGTTTTTAATGAGTTTAAGTGATCTTTGTTTACTTGCATAAGCTTCAGATGCTGATGTATTCATTGCCAATAACTTAGTATCCGCTTTTTCTAATTCACCTAAGAGTTTTTGAGTTTCTTTTGTATCTACTATATTTGATGAAAAGTTTTGCTTCGAAGCTAGCATATCTACTAGGGCTCTTGATTTTGAACGTTCTACATACTCGAATGCAAGAGAATACTCTCCACTTTCAAATAAAGTTTTAATAATATCTTTATATACTGCTTGCTTATCTCCGACAAATCCTATCTTATTTGCTTCAGAATGAATTGATGAGCGTTGCTCTTCAATAATATCAATGGCTTTTTTAAAATACTCTACAGCTTTACTACTCTCTGAATCTCTATATGCTATTTGCCCTAAATCATACAAGCAAATTGTATGCATTTCACCACTTGCTTTTATTTTTGGTTTTTCTAGTAATCTCAAATATTCTTTTTTTGCTTCTTTTATTTTGCCTAATTCAAATAATGCTTTTGCAAACATAAAATGTGTAGGTAGGATAAAAACATCTTGATTTATTTTACCAAGAATTACCGGTGAAAAATCATGCGATGGATATTCTTTAGTGATTAAATTATAGACTTTATCGTAATCTTTTAATGCCATATACATTGATGATTGCATCCATATGTAATTGGACATAAGCATGCGACTGCCCATGCCTCTTTTTTTCATTGCTGCTTTATCAGATGCCTGATTTTTCATGACTACTTCTAGAAGCTCTCTTGCTTTAGCCTCTTGATTATTATGTGCATAAGCAATTACTAAAGGGGCATCTGCTGGATTATCTTTTAAGAAATTAGAAGCTGCTGGTAGTTTAAACTCATTTCTCGCTCTCTTAAGCTCTAATATTGCTTTATCAAATGATGACAACTCTAGGTATGCTTGTGAACGTATATATGAAATCAGAAAAGCGCCATCCATAACTACAATAGTTGTATCACCACTATCATATTTTGTTTGCATCTTATCGACACAGGAAAATGTTTTATTATAATTTTTTACTTTTAAATAAGACTGGCAAAGATTACTAAGTTCAGTTAAATTAATTTGATTAGTAGGCTTCTTATTACTTTCATAATGGTTGATTATTTCATAATATTTACTTTCGTTGTAAAGTTTTGTAATATGCTGAGGAGCTATAGACATTTTTCTAATGCTAGGAGTATAATCAGGTCTATCAGGCACTGTATAATTTGCAAACGCTGGCTTTCTTGTGCCTTGGCAAGCAGTTAAAAAAATCAAACTGCTAAAAAGAGTCAAAAAAAGCATCATTGATTTTAATATTTTCATCTTCTAATAGCTTTAAATAATGGCTTAGAATCTATTATTTTACATCCTTCTCCATCTTTATAATTACCAGAGAGATAGTCTACATGATTCCCTAGACCATGAGGTCTAGAAGAGGTCATTAGATGATACTCTGAAGCAAAACTACCATCTGGTCTTATTAAAATATAATACCACTCAGCAGGCTCTACTATACCCATAAGTAAACCTATTGTATCTTTTTGTAGTGTGGTACCTGATTTAAAACCAGATCCATCAGTTTTTAAATTAGAAAAATCTTTAGGGAGTAGTCTTTGCCCCTTACGCAGAGTAAATATTCTTTTTTCAATGTCAACTTGAAGTGAGCATTCAGTGTCATACTCTACTTCATATAAAAGTGAATGTGCCTGATAATGACGAGGATTAACAACCTTAGCTTCTCTTTTCATTGTACAGCCAGACACTAAAAGAGCCAATACACCAATTGATATAACTACCCAATATTTCATAACC
Protein-coding regions in this window:
- the tig gene encoding trigger factor, coding for MEIKSNKIDGANATIEATILREVIDVNLEKIAKELAKTASIQGFRKGKVPVAIVKKQYGERLVQDAEAEALRDVLARGLEELNISNDALIGEPNISKFDKSDDKIEVVVKVAMRPVIELGDYSSMIKEFDKPAVSDEAVEKRIKDLAEAQAPLIEVARNRKMKDGDTAVIDFEGSVDGKVFEGGTAENFELRLGSGQFIPGFEDQLIGVKRDEAVVIEVTFPENYGGKELAGKAASFKVKVNGIKVKDEVAIDDELAKKMLPGDENATLAELQKQVRIQIENEELAKLYNDDLKPALLENFVENIKFDLPEFVVDQEIDMALNRKAQSMSEEEIQELRDSEEKLNELRDTFREDAQRSVRATFIIDALANAENVKVEEQEVMQTIYYEAMQMGQDPQKAYEQYKNAGYIPAVQMSMVEDKVLSQLLNSKIKEA
- the clpP gene encoding ATP-dependent Clp endopeptidase proteolytic subunit ClpP; protein product: MSYIPYVVEKTGRGERSYDIYSRLLKDRIIMLSGEVNDAVASSIVAQMLFLEAEDPEKDIYFYINSPGGVVTAGMAIFDTMNYIRPHITTICIGQAASMGAFLLSSGEKGKRYALPHARIMIHQPLGGAQGQATDIAIQAKEILRMKAELNEILAKNTGQSVKKVEKDTDRDNFMSASEAQEYGMIDEVLVKNDKE
- a CDS encoding CHAT domain-containing protein, with protein sequence MKILKSMMLFLTLFSSLIFLTACQGTRKPAFANYTVPDRPDYTPSIRKMSIAPQHITKLYNESKYYEIINHYESNKKPTNQINLTELSNLCQSYLKVKNYNKTFSCVDKMQTKYDSGDTTIVVMDGAFLISYIRSQAYLELSSFDKAILELKRARNEFKLPAASNFLKDNPADAPLVIAYAHNNQEAKARELLEVVMKNQASDKAAMKKRGMGSRMLMSNYIWMQSSMYMALKDYDKVYNLITKEYPSHDFSPVILGKINQDVFILPTHFMFAKALFELGKIKEAKKEYLRLLEKPKIKASGEMHTICLYDLGQIAYRDSESSKAVEYFKKAIDIIEEQRSSIHSEANKIGFVGDKQAVYKDIIKTLFESGEYSLAFEYVERSKSRALVDMLASKQNFSSNIVDTKETQKLLGELEKADTKLLAMNTSASEAYASKQRSLKLIKNEIQTEDKEFASLVTVNAINVKDTQKILQNGEVIVEYYYHGDTFYAFVVNQDKIKGFKLNIDAIDDEIKSFRIALQSTDVDDYKLLSKSLYNRLVKPLEKMLVTKNIVIIPHGRLHYLPFSALSSGKSFLIDDYGIRILPSATVMKFIKPSQKTKSVKLLAFGNPDLRNSEYDLPGAQKEVQAISGIVPNTKALVREQATETMFKKLSGNFNQFHFALHGTFDTKTPLKSGLMMAKDDKNDGYLSASELYDLKLDANLITLSACETGLGKVSNGDDVVGLTRGFLYAGAKSIVSSLWKVDDSGTLYLMEEFYKNMKQQNSRDALRQAQLTTKMKYKHPYYWAAFQLTGSAF